In Aquisalimonas asiatica, the sequence GGTGGCGCGGCAGGACATCATGGAAAAGGGCTGGCCCGGATCCCAGGGCGGCACCTACGGCGGCAACGCCGTGGCCTGTGCCGCGGCACTGGCGACCCTGGAAGTCTACGATGAAGAGAATCTGGTCGAGAATGCCGCCGTGCAGGGGCAGCGGCTGCGCAAGCATCTGGATGAGATCCAGGCCGACAACCCGGCCATCGTCGACGTGCGCGGCAAGGGCCTGATGATCGGCACGGAGATTGCCGATGCCGATGGCAACCCGGACGGTGAGCGCGCCGCGCGGATTCTCCAGGAAGCGGAGAAGCGTGGGCTGGTCATGATCCGCTGCGGGGCCTATGGCGGCCAGATCATCCGTTGGCTGCCGCCGTTGATCGTCAACGGTGATCAGATTGATGAAGGTGTGAACATCTTTGCTGACGCGCTCAAGGCATCGGCGTAGCATGCCCAGTCGACCGGGCCGGGGTATGCTGCCCCGGCCCGCCGTATTCAGGGCCGGCGCGTTGCCGTCCGATGTAACTGAATGGTAAGGGTTTGCAGAGCAACCCGAGGAGAACCGGAGACCCATGGATCTTGCTTCGATTCGCAACGCGTATCGCCGTTACGCCAATCACTACGATCGTGTCTTCGGCCCGGTCTTTGCCCAGGGGCGGCGTTTCGCCATCGAGACCCTGAACGAAAAGCCGGGGCAACGGGTGCTGGAAGTGGGCGTGGGCACCGGCATCTCTCTGCCGGACTACCACCCCAGTACGCGTATTGTCGGCATCGACATCTCGCCGGAGATGCTGGCAAAGGCCGAAGTCCGCGCCCGGGAGGAGTGTCCGGAAGGGCAGGTGGAAGACCTGCTGGTGATGGACGCCGAGGAGCTGGATTTCCCGGACAACAGTTTCGACAGCGTCGTTGCCATGTATGTTGCCTCGGTGGTGCCGAACCCGGACCGCCTGGTCAGCGAGATGCGCCGCGTCTGCAAGCCGGGCGGGGATATTCTCATCGTCAACCACTTCGCCTCGCGCAACCCGGTGCTGCGTGGCCTCGAGAAGGGGCTGCGGCCGCTGTCCAAACTGGTCGGCTTCCGGCCCGACATGGATCTGGATACCCTGCCGCAGCACGAGGGCTTCGAGCGGCTGTCCGTGCGCAAGGCCAATCTCTTCGGTTACTGGAAGCTGGTGCACTACCGCAACGGTGATGTCGCCGACGAACAGGACGACGCCCCGCGCGCGGCCGTGGGCCGGTAACCCGCGCCTGACACTGGCCGGGATGGCGCTCAACGGCGCCATCGCCTGATCGGAGCGCGTCTCCACCGTGGACGTCATTCTTACCATCGCACTGCCGTTCTTCGCCCTGATCTTCACCGGCATGATCGCGGGGCGCACGCCGCTCATGCCCGGCGAGACGATCACCGGGCTCAACAAGTTCGTGTTCTTCTTTGCCCTGCCGGCACTGTTGATCAGCAGCATCGCCGAGGCGCCGGTGGAGGATCTGGGCGACCCGGCGCTGTTTCTGGCGTGGCTGCTGCCCGGGGTGGCGTTGTTTGCCCTGACCTACTGGCTCATGCGCGCCCTGTTCGGCGGCAGCGCCGGGCGGCGCGCGGTGCAGGCGCTGGCAGCCAGTTTTGCCAACGTGGGCTTCGTCGGACTGCCGCTGGTGATCGCCGCGCTCGGCAACGAGGCCACGCCCGCTGCGGCAGTTGTCATCGTGGTGGATACCGCGATCATGATCGGCATTGCCACGGCCATCATCGAGGTGGACAAGGGCGGCAGCGGCAGCCTCATGCGGGCCGTGCGCACGGCGGTCCAGGGCGTGGTGCGCAACCCGCTGATCGTCGCCTCGGTCTTCGGCACACTGCTCAGTGCCTTCGCCGTGTCCATCCCCGGGCCGGTGTTCTCCTACCTGGAGCTGCTGGGTGCCGCCGCGGGGCCAGCCGCACTGTTTGCGCTGGGCGCGACCCTGGCGCGTCAGCCCCTGGGCGAGCAGGTCGGCGCGACCGGCATCATCGTCTTTCTCAAGCTTGTGGTGCACCCGGCGCTGGTGTGGGGAGCGACCGTGCTGCTGGGTCTGCCACCCACGTGGCAGGCAGCGCTGGTGATCATGGCATCGCTGCCCGTGGCGGCGAACGTCTACGTCCTCGCCCAGCGCTACCAGGTGAACGTGGCCGGTGCGTCCACGGCGATCCTCGTCTCCACGGTCATTGCCGTGGCCACGGTCTCGGTGGTGCTGCACCTGATACTGGAGTAGGCAGGCAGGGCTTTATCGCCGGGACGATTCCCGGTACATTCCAGAGTTGGAAGGCAGCCAAGGAACAGGCTGGCTTGGATAACACAGGGAGAAGTGACCATGAGCATGCAGGATGCGGATAGCCCGCAAATCCCCGAGGCGTTGTTACGACAGGCCGATGTCACGACGCCCGACACCCACCGTTGTTTCCGCATCAGACTTCCCGGGATTCCCATCAGCCGGATCGAGGTTGAGTCGCTTGAAAGCGAGCAGCACGCAGTCAACGACGACTACGTGTTCACAGTGCTCGTCAGCATTCTCGGCGTATCGCCGTCTCCGGATGAGCTGTTGGGCGGGCCGGCCACACTGGCGTTGAGCCTGGAGCCGGATCCGGCCGTGGTTCATGGCGTGGTGACGGCGGTCGAGGATGTAGGTGAGCGCGCCTCAATGCGCCAGCAGCGGATCGTGCTGCAATCGCCGCTGAGCCGGGCGGCGCGGCGTGTGACCGACAGGGTGTTTCGCCGACACACGGCCGTAGACATTGTTCGCAGTGTGCTCGAAGAGGATGTCGACGGTCTTGCCGATATTGTCGTTGACGTGGAAGACGAGCCCCCGCCGCTGCCAATGACGGTACAGCACGGTGAAACGGACCTGGCATTCGTCCGGCGTGTGTTGTCTCGGGCGGGGCTATGCCTCGTGGTACGCCAGGACAGAGAGAGTGCCTCGATCGTCATTGGTGATCGGCTGGAGGGGGCGGGCGAAGGCGAGGACGAAGGCTGGCCACTGCAGCTGCGCTACGAGCGTCAGAGCGGGCAGGTCAGGGCGAGTGGTGACACGGTATACGCTCTCCGGGACCGATCCTCCGAGCAGCCCACGCGTGTCGAGGTCAGGGATTTTGACCCGGACCACCCGGATGAAACCCGTCCCGGTGAGGCGTCGAGCGCACTCGGGAGCGACGGTGGGCGGCTGCACGTCCACGGTCAGTCCAGGGGTGGGAACGATGCGCGGGCGTCCTACGCGGCGCTGGTGCAGGCCGGATACGATAGCAAGCGACGAGAGGTGGAGATCCAAACCGGGAACCCCAGGCTTGCGCCCGGGGTGCGTGTGACGATTGGTGGCCATCCACTGGAGAGGGTCAACGACACCTACGTTGTCCTGGAAGCCACTCATCAGGGCAACCAGGCAGACGTCATTCACGGCGATACGGGCGGAGAGCGGGCGACCTACACCTGCGTGGCTCGACTCATTCCTGCTTCGATCGGTTATACGGGCGTGCCCGAGCCGCAGCGAACAGAACCGGGATTGATGGTTGGCAGGGTTGAAGGGGCGTACGAAGACCGGGCCGACCTCAATGACGAAGGGGCCTATCGGGTAAGGCTCGGGCTGGATCAGGGCGATGCCCCGGAAGCCGACGCCAGCCCACGCGTGCGTCTGATGCAGCCGTACGGCGGTGAACAGTCTGGGATGCATTTTCCTTTGCAGGCGCGCACTCAGGTTGCCATTGCCG encodes:
- a CDS encoding class I SAM-dependent methyltransferase encodes the protein MDLASIRNAYRRYANHYDRVFGPVFAQGRRFAIETLNEKPGQRVLEVGVGTGISLPDYHPSTRIVGIDISPEMLAKAEVRAREECPEGQVEDLLVMDAEELDFPDNSFDSVVAMYVASVVPNPDRLVSEMRRVCKPGGDILIVNHFASRNPVLRGLEKGLRPLSKLVGFRPDMDLDTLPQHEGFERLSVRKANLFGYWKLVHYRNGDVADEQDDAPRAAVGR
- a CDS encoding AEC family transporter — encoded protein: MDVILTIALPFFALIFTGMIAGRTPLMPGETITGLNKFVFFFALPALLISSIAEAPVEDLGDPALFLAWLLPGVALFALTYWLMRALFGGSAGRRAVQALAASFANVGFVGLPLVIAALGNEATPAAAVVIVVDTAIMIGIATAIIEVDKGGSGSLMRAVRTAVQGVVRNPLIVASVFGTLLSAFAVSIPGPVFSYLELLGAAAGPAALFALGATLARQPLGEQVGATGIIVFLKLVVHPALVWGATVLLGLPPTWQAALVIMASLPVAANVYVLAQRYQVNVAGASTAILVSTVIAVATVSVVLHLILE
- a CDS encoding type VI secretion system Vgr family protein translates to MSMQDADSPQIPEALLRQADVTTPDTHRCFRIRLPGIPISRIEVESLESEQHAVNDDYVFTVLVSILGVSPSPDELLGGPATLALSLEPDPAVVHGVVTAVEDVGERASMRQQRIVLQSPLSRAARRVTDRVFRRHTAVDIVRSVLEEDVDGLADIVVDVEDEPPPLPMTVQHGETDLAFVRRVLSRAGLCLVVRQDRESASIVIGDRLEGAGEGEDEGWPLQLRYERQSGQVRASGDTVYALRDRSSEQPTRVEVRDFDPDHPDETRPGEASSALGSDGGRLHVHGQSRGGNDARASYAALVQAGYDSKRREVEIQTGNPRLAPGVRVTIGGHPLERVNDTYVVLEATHQGNQADVIHGDTGGERATYTCVARLIPASIGYTGVPEPQRTEPGLMVGRVEGAYEDRADLNDEGAYRVRLGLDQGDAPEADASPRVRLMQPYGGEQSGMHFPLQARTQVAIAGLNGDVDRPVILGALPHAGQNPPVTTANPYEHVLRTPAGHQLTMDDKPRRERVSLAGAQNAGRLTMSADPEERLVSLKTEQGDLELHAGQDMNVSVGGDRAVEVGGEHTVTVGDDYVLRTEEGGMEWNAGGALDVAAEEGDLLQEATDGSATMRSHGEMLLEAGDGLTVTATEGDTVVMSESGSVAFEVEGDLELSSAGDMRIGSGITIRENGDLAVKGENIDFSAGRITITADEINSN